GGCGAGCACTGCTTCGGAGTTTGACCAGTTTGTGATGGTGTCGTTTTCATTCAGTAACTCAAGTTGTGTGGATTGAGTCAATCGAAGCTGATCTATGTAGAGCACTGTGTTACTCTTAATGACCGCTCCATAACCTTTGTTGGCAAAAAGAACGGAGTCGATTTTATACCATCCTAAGGGGGAGCGTGCTTTGCTGAATTCGGGATAGTTTAGCGGGAACTCAAACTTCTTCCATCCTGTCCAGTCGACTGTCACAAGTTTGTGGTAGTAGTCACCGCCCGTGGTTGCGGGATTTTCCGATGGAATGACGATTGCGAACTTCGCATCATTGGCTACGTCAGAATACATCCAGAAGCTGAGTGTGTCGTATCCAGACCAATCCGAAGGTGGCTCTGTTAGCTTGAAGTTATTATAGGCGTCCAGATTGGCACCCGCCCACTGTGCCGCAAAAGTGCCAGCTTGAGTGGGAGAGCTCACCTCGGTGGCATTGCTCCACTCGGCAATGGTAAAGCTTTCATCTAGCAATTCTATGTAACCCTGATCAGCGACTGTTAATTTATAGCTTGGTGTACTGGGTGCCCAGCTTGAAATCGATGCAGGGTCTCCGAATTCGGGGATGGATGCATAGGTGTCTAGCAGTGTTTGGTAGACCGCATCTCGTGATAGAAATTGCTCGTTTGTGCTGGTTGCGTAAAGGGCTTCATCACCAATTCGATCTCGAGCCTGAGCCATATAGAGTGAGCGTGGGTAAACCGGAACGTCCGTTGATTCAACAAAGCCAGGGGAACCATAGCCGTAATAGTTTTTGATGGCTGGGTCAGAATGGACTCCATTGATGATAGTGCCAACTACCCAGTTCGTGCCAAGGTCGGATGGAGGGCTGTTGAGCCAAATTTCAGGTTCCCACCAGCGTTTGTTTTCGGAAACACAATTCCAAAGTGCGTTGTTGGCAGAGGATTGTCCATGACTACCTAGCAAACCGTGTAGTTTAAACATGGAGTCGCTATAGACATTATCGAAAAGAATGCCACTGCTCCATCTTTGATGGGGTTCGGATGACAGATGACCGTTTTTAGAGTAGCTGTGTAGGAAGGTGTTATTGCTTTTCGGGCCGTTGGTTGAGTAAGCGTGACGAGCTCCGCGTGTGAAGCAACGTTGGACTAGCATATTACTGCCATCCATACAGAAGTAGTACTCTCGGCCACCAGAATGATGTGTCGGGGTGTCCCGTGATACGCCATCGAGCATCGCACAGTCTTGCACTGTGATTCGGTTGCAATTTGTCCAAGTATAAACGAATGAAAAACGATAAAAGAAGCCAATGCACCGTTGCACCCAGCAGTCTTTCGCTTGTGAGAAGCGAATGGCAATGTTGGCGTGATCTTCATGATTATAGTAGTCGTCATCATCTTGTTTGACATCCCTATTATAGTCTGAAACGAACATGATATTCTCGATGCCAATATTGCTAAGGCGTGCATCGGATCCGATAACTCTTACCTTTGCGGTTGCGAATCCGTTGCCATTATCCACAATTGAAGTCAGCGGCGAATCGAGCCCAATACTATTAGTAATTGTGTCGATCGACAGAACGATGCGCTCCCATTTTAATGTGAAATCTTCGGGATTCCAGTAGCTGTCGAGGCCTAGCTCATCGA
The nucleotide sequence above comes from Coraliomargarita algicola. Encoded proteins:
- a CDS encoding carbohydrate binding domain-containing protein; its protein translation is MKFHSCLLSLAIFIQAATAATSSLTTRHTDGYLAYSADSYGNSLPDYSYAGYKLGTVPIPNVIPIKATVSPIAGDDTANIQNAIDTVEAMPLDSDGFRGVVLLEPGTYDITSKLSINQSGVVIRGSGAGKDGTIFFHQGTTQSTTISIGPLAGGIGSSYLTDITDSYVPVGENFVTVADSSALSVGQTIFIYAEHTQDWIDELGLDSYWNPEDFTLKWERIVLSIDTITNSIGLDSPLTSIVDNGNGFATAKVRVIGSDARLSNIGIENIMFVSDYNRDVKQDDDDYYNHEDHANIAIRFSQAKDCWVQRCIGFFYRFSFVYTWTNCNRITVQDCAMLDGVSRDTPTHHSGGREYYFCMDGSNMLVQRCFTRGARHAYSTNGPKSNNTFLHSYSKNGHLSSEPHQRWSSGILFDNVYSDSMFKLHGLLGSHGQSSANNALWNCVSENKRWWEPEIWLNSPPSDLGTNWVVGTIINGVHSDPAIKNYYGYGSPGFVESTDVPVYPRSLYMAQARDRIGDEALYATSTNEQFLSRDAVYQTLLDTYASIPEFGDPASISSWAPSTPSYKLTVADQGYIELLDESFTIAEWSNATEVSSPTQAGTFAAQWAGANLDAYNNFKLTEPPSDWSGYDTLSFWMYSDVANDAKFAIVIPSENPATTGGDYYHKLVTVDWTGWKKFEFPLNYPEFSKARSPLGWYKIDSVLFANKGYGAVIKSNTVLYIDQLRLTQSTQLELLNENDTITNWSNSEAVLAYSVIGNVAAKWQNAHLDAYNFFKLSTLPTNDWSSFNTLSFWMYSEVANNARVVIIVPSENTASTGSDYYNTRIDIDWTGWKHFIVPLSYPEFSAARSPIGWHQIDSFSFANKGYGAIVKPDTVLYIDQVELLDL